A section of the Fibrobacter sp. genome encodes:
- a CDS encoding class I SAM-dependent methyltransferase, with translation MQNTRGTDGTPAYHALAPVYDRVMSHVEYDEWLELIKRIIKKYLKKKNPSIFEVGGGTGSLGKMLIKNGYRYLGSDLNPNMCREARLKNLPFFCADCRAVPLKKTFDLIIFLYDGINYLQSIDDYRILFNLVYQSLSPGGCFLFDITTETNSIRHFFEYLDFEEYEDYSLVRHSYFEQNESLQFNDFTIFKKVRKNPPLYEKLSERHVQKILPPRLIEKNIPENQFKILGIWDGFTERKYSIRSERIHFLLKKTGSS, from the coding sequence ATGCAGAATACAAGAGGAACAGATGGGACACCTGCTTATCACGCTCTGGCACCGGTCTATGATCGAGTCATGAGCCATGTCGAATATGATGAGTGGCTGGAACTGATTAAAAGAATTATTAAAAAGTATCTCAAAAAGAAAAATCCGTCAATCTTTGAAGTTGGAGGGGGTACCGGCTCTCTTGGCAAAATGCTTATAAAAAATGGGTACAGATATTTGGGCTCTGATCTGAACCCGAATATGTGCAGAGAAGCCAGATTAAAAAATCTACCGTTTTTCTGTGCAGATTGCAGGGCTGTCCCACTTAAAAAAACCTTCGACCTTATTATCTTCCTCTATGATGGAATTAACTACCTCCAATCTATAGACGACTACAGAATTCTTTTCAACCTGGTTTACCAATCTCTTTCTCCTGGTGGATGTTTTCTTTTCGATATTACCACAGAAACAAACTCAATAAGGCACTTTTTCGAATATCTGGATTTTGAAGAATACGAAGATTATTCCCTGGTAAGGCACAGCTATTTCGAGCAAAACGAATCTCTTCAATTCAATGATTTTACCATTTTCAAAAAGGTCAGAAAAAATCCGCCTCTGTATGAAAAATTGTCAGAGCGTCATGTTCAAAAAATCCTGCCCCCCAGACTCATTGAGAAAAATATCCCCGAAAACCAGTTTAAAATCCTGGGAATCTGGGATGGTTTTACCGAACGGAAATACTCCATCAGGTCAGAAAGAATTCACTTCCTCTTGAAGAAAACGGGGTCATCATGA
- the ftsE gene encoding cell division ATP-binding protein FtsE has translation MIQFSHVTKKYDEYEALNDVSFFIDKAEFVFLTGASGAGKTTLLKHIYMEELPSSGQVFTCSFDSKYIRNRDLPYLRRKLGIVFQDFRLLNDRNVFENVAFALRAIGKRERDIKRKVFEVLALTGLSHKCFNYPNQLSGGEQQRVSIARAIVNDPWVLLADEPTGNLDEAVSQDIFKLLQTINSWGTTVIMATHDLQLIKPYHYRQLILSRGSLIKGGDASVKPKFFGGNL, from the coding sequence ATGATCCAGTTCTCACATGTAACAAAAAAATACGATGAGTACGAGGCTTTAAACGACGTTTCATTTTTTATCGACAAAGCTGAGTTCGTTTTTCTGACTGGTGCCAGCGGTGCCGGAAAAACTACACTTCTCAAGCACATTTACATGGAAGAACTGCCATCTTCCGGTCAGGTCTTCACCTGTAGCTTCGATTCTAAATATATCCGCAACAGGGATCTGCCTTATCTCAGAAGAAAACTGGGAATCGTGTTTCAGGATTTCAGACTTCTCAACGACAGAAACGTTTTCGAAAATGTAGCCTTCGCTTTGCGGGCAATCGGAAAAAGAGAGAGGGATATAAAAAGAAAAGTATTTGAAGTACTTGCTCTTACCGGTTTAAGTCATAAATGTTTTAATTATCCCAATCAACTCTCCGGCGGCGAGCAGCAACGGGTTTCTATCGCCAGGGCAATCGTAAACGATCCATGGGTTCTGCTTGCTGATGAGCCTACGGGTAATCTTGATGAAGCCGTATCTCAGGACATCTTTAAACTCCTTCAGACTATCAACAGTTGGGGAACTACCGTAATTATGGCTACCCACGATCTCCAACTCATCAAACCCTATCACTACCGCCAGCTCATTCTCTCAAGAGGGTCTCTGATAAAAGGCGGTGATGCATCCGTAAAACCAAAATTTTTTGGAGGAAATTTATGA
- a CDS encoding NAD-dependent epimerase produces the protein MILITGSAGFIGFNLSRRLLSEGKEIIGIDNINQYYDPALKEARLSILQKFPNFHFHKLDICDYSGLKEIFSEYKPDLICHLAAQAGVRYSLTHPFAYQKSNNEGFLNILELSRHFTVKNFVYASSSSVYGKNTKLPFSETDPVDQPISLYAATKRSNELTAYCYSHLYGIPCSGLRFFTVYGPWGRPDMALFLFTKAILEEKPIQIFNNGKMMRNFTYIDDIVDGVIRVLDNPRPNEIYNIGNSRAENLLDFIEQIELQLGKKAKREFLPMQPGDVPATKADIQKIRSLGYKPKTNIDKGIAEFIRWYREYYRV, from the coding sequence ATGATTTTGATCACCGGATCCGCCGGATTCATCGGATTCAATCTCAGCAGAAGACTCTTGTCAGAGGGAAAAGAGATAATTGGTATCGACAACATTAACCAATACTATGATCCTGCTCTTAAAGAAGCAAGACTTTCAATCCTCCAAAAGTTTCCCAATTTCCACTTTCACAAACTTGATATCTGTGATTATTCCGGTTTAAAGGAGATCTTCAGTGAGTATAAACCTGATCTGATCTGTCATCTCGCTGCCCAGGCCGGAGTCCGTTACTCCCTCACTCATCCCTTTGCATATCAAAAATCCAACAATGAGGGATTTCTCAATATTCTGGAACTTTCAAGACATTTCACTGTTAAAAATTTCGTTTATGCTTCCTCCTCCTCTGTTTACGGAAAAAATACCAAGCTGCCTTTTTCCGAAACCGACCCTGTCGATCAACCCATCTCTCTTTATGCGGCAACAAAGCGCTCAAACGAACTCACTGCCTACTGCTACAGTCATCTTTACGGCATACCCTGTTCCGGTCTGCGCTTTTTCACCGTATACGGGCCCTGGGGACGGCCTGATATGGCTTTGTTTCTTTTCACTAAAGCCATCCTTGAAGAAAAACCGATTCAGATATTCAATAACGGAAAAATGATGCGAAATTTCACATATATAGATGACATTGTAGATGGGGTAATAAGGGTTCTTGATAACCCCAGACCCAATGAAATTTACAATATCGGAAACAGCAGAGCAGAAAACCTCCTTGACTTCATTGAACAAATTGAACTGCAATTGGGCAAAAAGGCCAAAAGAGAGTTTCTTCCAATGCAGCCGGGAGATGTCCCGGCAACTAAAGCAGATATACAGAAAATCAGGTCTCTGGGATATAAACCTAAAACCAACATCGATAAGGGAATCGCTGAGTTTATCAGATGGTACAGAGAATATTACAGGGTTTGA
- a CDS encoding nucleotide sugar dehydrogenase — MMYKPEICVVGLGYVGLPLAVELSKYFNVYGFDINNSRIEILKSGTDPNKEVSDEDLRNSSMQFSSDPSVISKADFIIVAVPTPIDKHKNPDLTPLYRSSETVGTNLKRGAIVVYESTVYPGVTEDECVPVLEKFSGMKWKKDFFVGYSPERINPGDKKHTFATITKVVSGDTAETLEKVAHVYGTAVKAGIHRARSIKVAEAAKVIENTQRDINIALMNELRIIFDKMGISTHDVLKAASSKWNFLPFEPGLVGGHCIGVDPYYLAFKAEEIGHHPQIIMAGRRINDAMGRYFARELIKKLIHQKLNIMGGYVLILGMTFKENVPDIRNSKVIDIVNELKDFGLNVDVWDPVADPSEVHEEYGINLNPDPSKHFYEAVILAVKHNLFINLGPSGLRAFLIDNGIFYDIKEAIG, encoded by the coding sequence ATGATGTATAAACCTGAAATTTGTGTCGTTGGATTAGGATATGTCGGTTTACCACTGGCAGTAGAATTATCAAAGTATTTTAATGTCTATGGCTTTGACATAAATAATTCCCGTATTGAGATACTTAAAAGCGGAACCGACCCCAATAAAGAAGTCTCCGATGAGGATTTGAGAAATTCGTCTATGCAGTTCTCCTCAGATCCTTCGGTTATAAGCAAAGCCGATTTCATTATCGTGGCTGTCCCTACACCTATTGATAAACACAAAAATCCTGATCTCACTCCGCTTTACCGTTCCTCTGAAACTGTCGGTACCAACCTTAAAAGAGGAGCAATTGTCGTTTACGAATCTACCGTATACCCCGGGGTTACCGAAGATGAATGTGTACCTGTTCTGGAAAAATTTTCCGGTATGAAATGGAAAAAAGATTTCTTTGTGGGGTACTCTCCTGAAAGAATCAATCCTGGTGATAAAAAACACACTTTTGCTACTATAACAAAGGTTGTCTCCGGGGATACTGCAGAGACACTGGAAAAAGTTGCTCACGTTTATGGCACAGCGGTAAAAGCCGGTATTCATCGCGCCAGAAGCATTAAAGTGGCAGAAGCAGCTAAAGTCATTGAAAATACCCAGCGCGATATTAACATTGCCCTGATGAATGAACTGAGAATAATTTTCGATAAAATGGGTATTTCCACTCATGATGTACTGAAAGCTGCTTCATCTAAATGGAATTTCCTTCCCTTTGAGCCCGGGCTGGTTGGCGGACACTGTATCGGCGTCGATCCTTATTATTTGGCTTTTAAAGCCGAGGAAATCGGCCACCACCCTCAGATTATTATGGCTGGACGACGAATCAATGATGCAATGGGTAGATACTTCGCCAGAGAACTTATAAAAAAGCTGATACATCAAAAACTTAACATAATGGGTGGTTATGTTCTTATTCTGGGTATGACATTCAAGGAAAATGTACCCGATATCCGAAACTCAAAAGTAATTGACATTGTTAATGAGCTGAAAGATTTCGGCCTTAACGTTGATGTTTGGGATCCTGTTGCCGACCCCTCAGAAGTTCATGAGGAATATGGAATTAATTTAAATCCGGATCCCTCTAAGCATTTCTATGAAGCTGTTATCCTGGCTGTAAAACATAATTTATTCATAAATCTGGGACCATCAGGTCTCCGGGCTTTTCTAATTGATAATGGAATCTTTTACGACATTAAAGAGGCAATTGGCTGA
- the gyrA gene encoding DNA gyrase subunit A, with the protein MSDAGNRISSVFIEDEMQKSYLDYSMSMITSRALPDVRDGLKPVHRRVLFGMQELGLHHNKPPKKCARVVGDVIGKYHPHGDAAVYDSLVRMAQDFSLRYRMVNGQGNFGSIDGDPPAAMRYTECRMTALAEEMLADLEKETVGFVPNYDDSLKEPSVLPSKLPFLLVNGTTGIAVGMATNMAPHNLSEVVDAIVKVVDDESISIEDLFKIIPGPDFPTGGIIYGRSGILEAYRTGKGKVIIRARAEVVKTQNDREEIVITEIPYMVNKASLLEKIADLVRQKTIEGISFIRDESDRNGMRIVIGIKKDDFGDVVLNQLYKYTMMQTTFGIINLALVDLQPRLLNLKELISHFINHRHEIVVRRTSYELKKAQERAHILEGLRIALDHIDEIVALIKGSSSPEDAQIKLQDRFALSEIQAKAILDMKLQRLTGLERDKIESEYQELLILISKLTAILESREQRMQIIKDELIDLKTRYGDPRRTEIVDATGDVEIEDLIAEEDMVITMTHDGYIKRTAVNTYRSQGRGGKGVKGMDSKENDFINTLFIASTHAYILFFTNTGRCYWLKVYRIPETARQSRGKPIVNLIDLKPEEKIAAFVPVREFDNNHFIVTATEQGVINKQPLSAYSNVRRDGINSINLDEGDRVIECKLTTGNDDIILATSSGQAVRFHESAARELGRNTRGVKGITLRGGDKVVGMIIVDESYDVLTVTENGYGKRTPVSEYRKTNRGGSGIINIKVTEKNGNVVALKGVKDGSDLMLITRNGIIIRVDVDKVSTIGRNTQGVKLISLDEDDSVIDVALCDRETDDDSEGGQTESIPEAIPEGIMEEEAEDSFKVPEEESGSEDEGQDSEGQAGTDTSKE; encoded by the coding sequence ATGAGTGATGCAGGTAACAGAATAAGTTCCGTCTTTATTGAAGACGAGATGCAGAAGTCGTATCTTGACTACTCAATGAGCATGATAACATCACGTGCGCTTCCTGATGTACGTGATGGATTGAAGCCGGTACACAGAAGAGTGCTTTTCGGTATGCAGGAACTGGGGCTTCATCACAACAAACCTCCCAAGAAGTGTGCCCGTGTGGTTGGAGATGTAATCGGTAAATATCATCCTCACGGTGATGCTGCTGTATATGATTCTCTAGTGAGAATGGCTCAGGATTTTTCTCTTCGCTACCGGATGGTGAACGGTCAGGGTAATTTCGGATCGATAGACGGAGATCCACCTGCGGCAATGAGGTATACAGAGTGTAGAATGACCGCTTTGGCTGAAGAGATGCTTGCAGATCTCGAAAAAGAGACAGTTGGCTTTGTTCCCAACTACGATGATTCTCTTAAGGAACCATCAGTCCTGCCTTCTAAATTACCATTCCTTCTTGTAAATGGTACAACCGGAATTGCTGTTGGAATGGCAACAAATATGGCTCCTCATAACCTGAGTGAAGTTGTTGATGCCATTGTGAAGGTTGTGGATGATGAATCGATTTCAATAGAAGATCTGTTCAAGATAATTCCAGGTCCTGACTTCCCTACTGGAGGGATTATCTATGGCAGAAGCGGAATACTGGAAGCATACAGAACCGGTAAAGGCAAGGTAATAATCAGAGCCAGGGCGGAAGTTGTAAAGACGCAAAATGATCGTGAAGAGATTGTGATCACAGAGATTCCATACATGGTGAATAAGGCATCACTACTGGAGAAGATTGCCGACCTGGTCCGTCAGAAGACAATAGAGGGGATTTCGTTTATCCGGGATGAGTCGGACCGCAATGGAATGCGGATAGTGATAGGCATAAAGAAAGATGATTTCGGTGATGTTGTTCTCAATCAGCTTTACAAATATACCATGATGCAGACAACATTCGGAATAATCAATCTTGCACTGGTAGATCTGCAGCCGCGATTACTGAATCTCAAAGAGCTGATCAGCCATTTCATAAATCATCGTCATGAAATTGTTGTCAGGAGAACAAGCTACGAGCTTAAAAAAGCTCAAGAGCGTGCACATATTCTTGAAGGACTCAGAATAGCCCTGGATCATATAGACGAAATTGTGGCATTGATCAAGGGATCGAGTTCTCCGGAAGATGCGCAGATAAAGCTTCAGGATCGCTTTGCTCTGAGTGAGATACAGGCCAAGGCAATTCTTGATATGAAGCTGCAGCGTCTCACTGGCCTTGAGCGGGATAAAATCGAGTCCGAGTACCAGGAGCTGCTTATACTGATAAGTAAATTAACCGCTATTCTGGAAAGCAGAGAGCAGCGGATGCAGATAATAAAGGATGAGTTAATAGATCTGAAAACCCGTTATGGTGATCCTCGTCGGACCGAAATTGTGGATGCAACAGGCGATGTGGAAATTGAGGACCTGATTGCGGAAGAGGACATGGTGATCACCATGACACATGACGGGTATATAAAGAGGACAGCTGTAAATACATACAGATCTCAGGGCCGAGGCGGCAAGGGTGTAAAGGGGATGGATTCCAAGGAAAACGATTTCATCAATACACTGTTTATCGCCTCGACACACGCATACATTCTTTTCTTTACGAATACAGGAAGATGCTACTGGTTGAAAGTGTACAGGATCCCGGAAACTGCCCGTCAGTCCCGGGGAAAACCAATTGTGAACCTGATTGATCTCAAGCCAGAAGAGAAGATAGCGGCTTTTGTGCCGGTACGGGAATTTGATAACAACCATTTCATTGTTACAGCTACCGAGCAGGGGGTAATCAATAAACAACCCTTGTCGGCTTACTCCAATGTCCGTCGTGATGGTATCAACTCTATCAACCTCGATGAAGGTGACCGTGTTATTGAATGTAAACTGACGACCGGTAATGATGATATCATTCTTGCTACCAGTTCCGGACAGGCGGTGAGATTTCATGAAAGCGCGGCCAGGGAGCTGGGACGAAACACCCGTGGAGTCAAAGGTATTACTCTTAGAGGTGGAGATAAGGTTGTAGGGATGATAATTGTGGATGAAAGCTATGATGTGCTGACAGTAACAGAAAATGGGTATGGAAAACGGACACCTGTTTCTGAATACCGTAAAACCAATCGTGGCGGATCGGGTATTATAAATATCAAGGTTACAGAGAAGAACGGCAATGTGGTGGCGCTAAAAGGGGTAAAAGATGGATCAGACCTCATGCTGATAACAAGGAACGGAATTATAATCCGTGTAGATGTTGATAAGGTGTCAACAATTGGCCGTAACACTCAGGGAGTGAAATTGATCAGCCTTGACGAGGATGACAGTGTAATCGATGTGGCGCTCTGTGACCGTGAAACAGATGATGATTCTGAGGGCGGTCAAACAGAATCCATTCCAGAGGCAATACCCGAAGGAATAATGGAAGAAGAGGCAGAGGACAGCTTCAAGGTTCCGGAAGAAGAATCAGGGTCTGAAGATGAGGGCCAGGATTCTGAGGGTCAGGCCGGCACTGATACGAGCAAAGAATAG
- the surE gene encoding 5'/3'-nucleotidase SurE, giving the protein MNGKRTLLLTNDDGYANFGIRLLFDVLSEEYNVVVVAPDRERSGVGHAFTFNAPLHYEKMESDPMRGYMVTGTPADCVKFAVSYLLPQRPDVVVAGLNMGENSGLSAFYSGTVAAAREGAFWNIPSFAFSLCKVSEESAREYADMIPSIIRRVISSENRTLPEDAKVFYNINFPPCQVSEVKGTIVTWQSMAFFDDRYERVEVESHHSGEGFMIYGEKKDIEVSDAYDSRALMNNHITITPLSFDATAHSAIPHLRWLEDEDFTKR; this is encoded by the coding sequence ATGAATGGAAAACGTACATTATTATTGACAAATGATGACGGATATGCAAACTTCGGAATAAGACTTCTGTTCGATGTTTTGTCGGAGGAGTATAACGTAGTAGTTGTGGCTCCAGACAGAGAGCGCAGCGGAGTTGGGCACGCATTCACGTTTAATGCACCTCTTCATTATGAAAAAATGGAATCTGACCCGATGCGCGGGTACATGGTAACCGGGACACCTGCCGACTGTGTGAAATTCGCAGTAAGTTATCTTCTTCCTCAGCGTCCCGATGTAGTAGTTGCCGGTCTGAATATGGGTGAAAACTCCGGACTTTCCGCATTTTATTCCGGAACTGTTGCTGCGGCCCGTGAAGGGGCTTTCTGGAATATTCCCAGCTTCGCGTTCTCCTTGTGCAAAGTAAGTGAGGAAAGTGCCAGGGAATACGCAGATATGATTCCCAGTATAATAAGACGAGTAATAAGCTCCGAAAACAGGACCTTGCCTGAGGACGCCAAGGTTTTTTACAATATCAATTTCCCTCCCTGTCAGGTATCCGAAGTAAAAGGTACGATTGTTACCTGGCAGAGTATGGCTTTCTTTGATGACAGGTATGAGAGAGTTGAAGTTGAGAGCCATCACAGTGGTGAGGGTTTCATGATTTATGGAGAGAAAAAGGACATAGAAGTTTCCGATGCTTACGATTCACGGGCATTGATGAACAATCATATTACAATTACACCGCTTAGCTTCGATGCAACCGCGCACAGTGCAATACCCCACCTCCGCTGGCTCGAAGATGAAGACTTTACAAAGAGGTAA
- the gyrB gene encoding DNA topoisomerase (ATP-hydrolyzing) subunit B: MSEQKYTADSIKTLKGLDAVRKRPAMYIGSTGSTGLHHLVYEVVDNSIDEALAGYCNRIEVIIHADNSISVLDNGRGIPIDYHTEEKMSALQLVLTTLHAGGKFDNSSYKVSGGLHGVGVSCVNALSSWMKVEVYRDNMVYFMEFHRGIPLEEIKVVGTTDRQGTRVTFKPDDEIFETTEYSYDILSKRLRELAFLNKGVCIVLSDERPEGKKHEFCYPGGLGSFITYLDENKTTLHPDPICFFQVRGGVEIEIAMQYNDSYTENIFSFANNINTIDGGTHLSGFKKGLTRAINTYVTNNNLLKNNKVELKGEDLREGLTAVISVKLPNPQFEGQTKGKLGNSDIMGIVEASVGEMLGTFLEENPQIARKVIDKCVNAAIAREAARKARQLARRKTIMDGGGLPGKLADCQERDPSRCEIFIVEGDSAGGSAKMGRDRSFQAILPLKGKILNVEKARLDKVISHDEIQIIVQALGTGFGSSEDEDGFNLSKLRYNKIIIMTDADVDGSHIRTLLLTFLFRHMPGLIENGNVYIAQPPLYKIKSGKDEIYAYNDEEKEQVLAEWKEKKNVVIQRYKGLGEMNPEQLADTTMNPETRKLLQVKLEDVVEADRIFTMLMGEEVEPRRRFIEENASKVKNLDI; encoded by the coding sequence ATGAGTGAACAGAAGTATACTGCTGATAGTATAAAGACGCTTAAGGGTCTTGATGCGGTACGTAAGAGGCCTGCGATGTACATTGGGAGCACCGGTTCTACGGGATTGCATCATCTGGTCTACGAGGTTGTAGATAACTCCATAGATGAAGCTTTGGCAGGGTACTGTAACAGAATAGAGGTGATTATTCACGCAGACAATTCAATTTCTGTTCTGGATAACGGCAGGGGAATACCGATTGATTACCATACAGAGGAGAAAATGTCTGCATTACAACTGGTGCTGACCACTCTTCATGCGGGCGGGAAATTTGACAATTCATCATACAAGGTATCTGGCGGGCTTCACGGTGTAGGAGTATCCTGTGTTAATGCGTTATCATCATGGATGAAGGTTGAAGTTTACAGAGACAACATGGTTTATTTCATGGAGTTTCATCGTGGAATTCCATTGGAAGAGATAAAGGTGGTCGGGACGACCGATCGTCAGGGAACGAGAGTGACATTCAAGCCCGACGATGAGATATTTGAAACGACGGAGTACAGCTACGATATATTGTCAAAGCGTTTGAGAGAGCTTGCTTTTTTAAACAAGGGTGTATGTATTGTTCTCAGTGATGAACGTCCGGAAGGGAAGAAACATGAGTTTTGTTATCCCGGAGGTCTTGGGTCATTTATAACCTATCTTGACGAAAACAAGACAACACTGCATCCGGATCCGATCTGCTTTTTTCAAGTCAGGGGTGGTGTAGAGATAGAGATTGCGATGCAGTACAATGATTCTTATACCGAGAATATTTTTTCATTTGCAAATAACATTAATACCATTGATGGCGGAACTCATCTTTCCGGATTTAAAAAAGGATTGACCAGGGCCATAAACACCTATGTAACGAACAATAATCTTCTCAAGAACAACAAGGTTGAGTTGAAGGGAGAGGATCTCAGGGAGGGACTGACCGCGGTTATAAGCGTTAAGCTTCCCAACCCCCAGTTTGAGGGTCAGACCAAAGGTAAGCTGGGAAATTCTGATATCATGGGTATAGTTGAGGCATCTGTAGGTGAGATGCTGGGGACATTTCTCGAAGAAAATCCGCAGATAGCCAGGAAAGTTATTGATAAATGTGTAAATGCTGCGATAGCTCGTGAGGCTGCCCGAAAGGCTCGTCAGTTGGCCCGCAGGAAAACGATCATGGATGGAGGGGGATTACCCGGTAAGCTGGCTGATTGCCAGGAACGGGACCCGTCCAGATGTGAGATATTCATTGTTGAGGGAGACAGTGCGGGCGGGAGCGCGAAAATGGGTCGTGACAGGTCTTTTCAAGCGATACTACCGCTGAAGGGTAAAATTTTAAATGTAGAAAAAGCGCGCCTGGATAAGGTTATATCTCACGATGAGATACAGATAATTGTACAGGCTCTTGGCACGGGATTTGGGAGCAGTGAGGATGAGGATGGTTTCAATTTATCCAAGCTCCGCTATAACAAGATAATTATAATGACCGATGCAGATGTTGATGGATCGCATATAAGGACACTTCTTCTTACATTTCTTTTCAGACATATGCCAGGTCTGATAGAGAATGGAAATGTATATATCGCTCAGCCGCCTCTATACAAAATCAAATCCGGTAAGGATGAGATATACGCGTATAATGATGAGGAAAAAGAACAGGTTCTGGCTGAGTGGAAAGAAAAGAAAAATGTAGTGATTCAAAGATACAAAGGTCTTGGAGAGATGAACCCGGAGCAGCTTGCTGACACCACAATGAATCCTGAAACAAGAAAGCTTCTTCAGGTAAAACTGGAGGATGTGGTTGAAGCGGACCGCATATTTACCATGCTTATGGGTGAGGAAGTAGAACCCAGACGTCGATTCATTGAAGAGAACGCATCCAAAGTTAAGAATCTGGATATATAA
- a CDS encoding DUF721 domain-containing protein, with protein sequence MKAWNYPEKLGSILENILSERGYHTICKEYEVVSRWKEIVGERISNVTECSRVEDGILYVNVSTAPWRQEIVFLKREILKQIKKVTGCDTIRDIKFG encoded by the coding sequence ATGAAGGCTTGGAATTATCCTGAGAAACTGGGTTCTATTCTCGAGAACATTCTTTCTGAGCGCGGGTATCATACTATTTGTAAAGAATACGAAGTGGTATCGAGATGGAAAGAGATAGTTGGAGAGAGGATTTCGAATGTAACTGAGTGCAGCCGTGTTGAGGACGGGATTTTATATGTGAATGTATCAACTGCGCCCTGGAGGCAGGAGATTGTATTTCTTAAGCGGGAGATATTGAAGCAGATAAAGAAAGTTACGGGGTGTGACACAATAAGAGACATAAAATTCGGGTAA